gcagtccatggggtcgcaaagagttgaacatgacttagcaactgaacaacaccaaccaAGAAAGttggctgaggctcagagagttaagGATCCTGCCTGAGGCCATACCCATTGGCTAAGCTGAACTTTGAACCCAGGAAGGCTGATACTGTCCCTGTAATCAAAGTAGGCCAGACCAGAGATGCACTGGCCTCCTCTTGGCAGATTAGGACACCAGAGGTACAGGGTGGAGGTAGGGCTGACTGCCAACTGGGAGGGACCATCTGCTCTGTGAGGACAGACTTGCCAGGGGACTGGACATTCCCAGCACTTGGCACAAAGCCTGGCATACAGAGGGCCCTTGGTGGCTGTGAAATGAGAGTCCCTGGGGATGTATCCTGGGGTCTTAGATTCCTCTGGGGATCCAGGTCCTTCCTGGCCCAATAACTTGAAGGCTGTGGGTTTTCCTAGCCCATACCCTTGTCTTTCGGCCTGACCTTGAAACAAGTTTGACCGCATGTTGTAGCCCAGATCATAGTAGTCTGAAAAGATGGAGGTAATTTCCGTGGGGCTCTGGATCCTGCTGGGCCATGAGCTTGTCCTCTTCTGGCCCTCCAAGGCTTCCCCGATGGCCTTTCGAGCCTAagtaggaagggaaggagggagagagaagacaaaAGGTAGGGAGGCAAAGTGAATCCCACATCTCCCCTCTAATTTCTCCTCCCTTGGAGCCTGCCCTCACCACTCCTCTCCACCCTAAGCCTGTAGCCTTCAACCAACCACAGTCCTGGGAGCTGGCGTAGCTGAACGCCCTCACCCTCCCATACCACCTCAGCTTTCACATGGGCCTCAGGCATCAAGGAAGAAAATGATCATGAAAACTTCTCCCTACACTGAACGTGTGaatgtgtcagttgctcagtcttgtccaactctttgcgatcccatggactatagcccaccaggctccactgttcatgggattttccaggcaagaatactggagtgggttgccattcccttctccaagggatctttctgacccaggaatcgaacccaggtctcctgcattgcaggaggattctttaccgtgtgagctaccagggaagccctatggaacAGCAGCAGGGGACATCTTTATAAGGTGGTATTATTTCCACTAtttataaagaaggaaactgGACCTCAGGGCAGGGACTCAATCCAGCATACAGCTAGAGAAGGAAGCCTCCTACAGTGGTAGGAGTGGTTGAGCCCAGGCCTAAGAGCCAGGAACTGGGTTTGGGTCCCAACTCTGCCATATACCAGCTGCTAATTTGGGCAAGTTTTTGCtcccttctgggcctcagttcccctACTCTTAAAATGAGGGTGGGGGCAGAACTGGGTGGTCTTTGAAGTAACTTCCAGTTCTGATATTTGCTGGCCTGATGACACTTGTGATCTGGGTCACAGCtggattcaaaacaaaacaaaacacacatctCTTGGTTTAAGCCCAAGACAACGATGGCCAAAGAGAGAAATGGCACGTTCCCTAGGCTAAGAAGGGCAGAGAGAGATAGAGACCATACTGCCAACCTCAAGGTGGGGGCCAGATCCTCCAAGTGGAGTGGGGGGTTTAGGATTTTGACCTCCCAGACTAACAGGAGCAAGGGTCCCCCACCTTAAGATGATAAAGTAGAAAGGGACCCACCCATAGCCTTTCTGACCCTAGCTCTTCTACTtgttctgtgtgaccccaggcagatcacttcacctctctgagctccagatTTATCATCTGTTAaaaaagatggtgaaggacagtggagcctggtgtgctgcagtccatggggtctaaaagagttggacatgacttagccactgaacaatagcaaaaaaaagaaacaatgactaGTGCCTGGCCTGCTGTACAATGTGTCTGTTATGAGGGTTGAGAAGGTGactttgaaaatatgtttcaaaATGCCTCAAAATATCTCTGTTTGACTAGAAGTGGCAGGTAGGCAGGTGAGCTTTCTCTCAACTTTCAATTGATCAGCACTGAGTTCCTGCAATGATGTATCAAGTGGGGGGAAAGGGCCAGCATCGATTGGTGATGTCTGCCGTGAATTCAGGCTCTGTTATTTGCCAGCCTGATCTAGTCAGCCTCACTTGACAGATGTAGAGACTGGGTTCAGAGAGGAAAAGTAGCTATACAAAGTCTCCCAGGATTCAGgggcagaaccaggattcaaacttaAATCTTCTGATTCCCAGTCAATCCTGTCCCCTTGAGGAGACTTAAGTTAAAAGCATCTAATTCTAACATAAATCTTGTAAGTGCAAAATCATTACAGACCAGGGCTTCAGAATCTGCCAGACAGTTTGGATCCCGTTTAACTTGGGTTCATTTACTTAAGCCTGCTAAAGCTTGGgcttctaatctgtaaaatgaggattattATAGTACCTCCCTCACTGGGAAAATTGAACAGTTAGATGTGAATACTAAACAgtgcacagtgcctggcccatagcAAGTGTGCAGTAAACACTACTCTCTGATGATATTATTACAGGGACTCTGTACTCAAGAGCAACTTCCTTAGGGGTCCTCATTGCCCATCTCCATGCTTGACCCTCCTGCCACCCTTAGCTTCCTGTGCCCCGTTCTGACACCTGCTCTTCGGAGACCAGCTGGTCCACCACGTTGCTCCCAAACTTGTGACGAATGTTGTTGGGAATGCTGCTGCCGCTCTGGCCCTGGGCCCCAGCGTTGGGGTCTTCCTTCGGCGCCTGGCACGGCTGAGCCCCTTCTCGTAAGGAAGCCCTGCTCTCCCTCGAGGAGGGTCTGAAGCTCCCTTTCTTCAGGGATTCCGGGTCTGAGTCCCTCCAGAGGGATCCCCGGCTGACAGCTGAAGGGGGTGGAGGCGGGATCTCCTCCAGGGAGGCCCGCCCCAGGGAGCTGCTTCGGGGGCTGTCTCCTCGGTACAGGGATGGCTTCACGGAGACCGGGGCCTGGTACTTGAGCTTGGAGGTATCCAAAGGGCTATGGGCAGCTCTCCAGGGGTCCGTGTCCTGCTGGccttccttgttgttgttcggATGGGCCCTGGTCAGAGTGGTTGTACCTGAAAAGggaagagacaggaaaggaaggagaggagacagacaGATGCAGAAAGTGGAGGGTAGGAAAACGATGATGGGAATGGGGAGGGGGAATAGACAGACAACCCAGAGTAGAAAAAAAAGATGGTATGGGGTGTTGTGGGGGGGCGCGGGTAGGACGGAAAGAAGTCCCGGGAGACAGAAGTATGGGTGAGAAATCAGGAGAGAGACCAAGAGAGCGGGTAGTAGCCTGAAAAGTGTCACACTGGACAAGGCAGCCCTCACTGTTTTTGACCACAGGGGTTGCAGCCCCAGCCTGACCAGCCTTGaggctagctgtgtgaccttcagaaAAGGAggtgacctctctgtgcttagTGAACTGACTCCATTTGGTTAGTTCCTTACTGCACCTTGAACCTCTTCCATCCACTACCCCCGACCCCCAACAATCCAGTGAGCAACTGTGAAAGCTGGCAGAGGGTGTCTTTCGGCTTGGccaaatcacacagctagaaagtactAGAGCTGGGTTGGCCAGCTTTTGTCCCCAGTTAGAGCTGCTTCCCAACCCCACTTCTCTCCCCTGTTCTCCAGCTCATGGAATAGTGTCATCCCAGCCACTTCCGGGCTCTCACACCCCATCTCTCCCCTTCCCTGTCCCCATCCCCACTCCTGCCCTGACTTCCAGTTCCCGGGAATTTCCTGCCCCAAGCCCACAGGTCTGCTCATTCTCTTCCCTGATCCCTGGCTCCAGCCAAACTGCCACTCCTTCCCCACCACACCTCATGATGTCCAACCTCCCAGCCTTTGCTCAGACTGGTTCTGCTACCTGGAAGTCCAGctcctcctttctcctgagtCAAAATCCTCCaggttcttcccaactcagccCCACCAGGACACTGACACCCACCCCAAGCTGGTGGAGCCAGTGCCTCCTTTTTAACTCCACAACTCTGTTCCCAGCACGCTCCATGCATCTCTCTGGGTTTTCCCCTCTGACCATCCTTATAAGATTCAAACCCTGTTATTTTCTCTCCCTGATCGGGGAGGGGAGTCATGGTAGTGGGTCCACAGGTGAGTTGGTCCTGGGCCTCCCCTCAGCACCCACCAGAACCCTGTGCATCAGAGATTGCTGGTGGCTCCCATCGGTGAGGGAGTGAATGAGTAGATGGCTGCAGGGGAGTCAGACCCAGGTCACCCTGCAGCTCATCAATTCTGAAATGTCCTTTCTTCTCACGTTAGCATCCTTGACATCTGGCTGCATCTGACGATCAATGCGCTCTGGTCTAACcagcaatattttctttcttaatgacCAGTAACTAAGTAACAGTTCATCTTACAACCCCCTGAACAGTGACTTACAACACATTTTATATAGCATTTTACACGTGGTATATAATAAACACCTTCATCCTGGGCAAAATACAGAAGGCAGGTCtgtctctgccccctccccacataCAGCCACCCCCATAATCTTCAGTCTCAGGTGGTAGCTGTCCCTCCACAATGTTTTGGATGAATCCTCTAGTACTCCTGAAAGAAACACAGCCCTGTGGGCTCAGGAGGAGCCCTGCCCTGAGCTGGGCTTCCATCTCCCCACAAGCACAAGGCAGGGCCATGGTTGATCAGGCCGGTGCTGAGTGCTCTTACTGCTGTCTGCCTGCATTTTCTTGAGAAGGTTCACTGTCCCCATCCTGGAAGCCTTGTCCCCAGAGGCGCCCCTTTCTTGGCTGCCTGTTTGTTGGCCAAAACCACaagacaggagggagggaaggcagtTTGGTCTGGGGGAACAGGTTTCTCCTCTTTTGTGAAGACAACAAAAGGGCAAGAACAGGATACTCTGACTTCAGCTCCATGGGGGTAATGATGGTAGGGAGGAGAATAGTGAGAAGGAAGAGGGCAAGTCTCCAGGATCCATACTCCTGTTTCTCCCAGGCTGTGCTACTGCCTGCCTCCTCTAACACAGTTTATCTTAACTGCCTGCTCACCCTCCACGTGCCCTTTAGGGTTAGGAGAGCTGCAATGGCTGGGAACATATCTCCTGCCCCTGGCTCAGAaagccaatgtgtgtgtgtgtgctcagtcacttcagtcatgtctgaccctatggacagtagcccaccaggctcctttgtccatgggattctccaggcaagaatactggagtggattgccatgccctcctccaggggaccttccagagccagggattgaactcacatctcttgcgtctcctgcattgcagatggattctttatgcacagagtcacctgggaagcccagccaaataaatgaataaaaaaaaaaatattgcaaataattccctggcactccagtggttaggactccacactctcactgccgagggtgcaggttcgatttctggtcggggaactaagacccccacaAGTTGTGTGGtggagccaggaaaaaaaaaaaaaggaacaataatGTAGTGATTAAagcaggatcctagttcctcctcaagggatatcTTTGAGTTTTTCTGCAGGAAATAAGGTCTCCACCCTGGTGGAGGATGAAAACTTCAGAATGGAGCACAAGATTCCTAGAGCACCACTCTGTTACCTCACTACTACCCAATCAGAAAGAAGTCACACACCTTACAGCCTTCACCCCAAAGCCTATAAAATCTTCTGCCTGAAAACCATTGAGGAGTTCAGGGGTTTTGAGCGTGAGCCACCCATTTTCCTTGCTTGGCCCTGTAAGGAACTTttttctgctccaaactctgatgttttAGTTTATATGGCCTCACTGTGCCATGGGCACATGAACTTGTGTTTGGTTACAAGAGGGGACACTAAGGTGGGGTCATAATCCCCAAGACCAGGCAGATGGGAGGGGATCAGCAATCCTCTGtgcccttcctcttccttctgtctTCAGATAGAAGCCTCAAGGAAGTCGGGGCCACACAGCAGGTCTAGAGGCCAAAGCAAGACTAAGAGGGGGAGAGGTTGGTCCTTGCTGTCCTCAGGGGATCCCTCCAGAGGCACTGCATGTGCATTCAGCATGTCCCTGCTTGCCCATCCTACCTGGTCGGTGGCCCAGCTCCATCGGCTCTTGCTGTGGAACAGGTAATTCCAAGCTTAGTCCTGCAGGCAAAGAAACACACAGGGTCATCTCAAATGACAAGACTCTGTAAACAAAGATGAATGgagggctgaacagggaggcctgtggcCGTCTGCCCAGCCCCTGACCGGAGGGCTCTCTGTGCTGCCTCCATGGCTCTCTGGCACCAAGGAGCCCCCTGCTCCATCCACCCATCACCCCTGGCACTGGACCTGCTTcctggaccctggcaggctggATCACCGCATCTCCAGTGCCTCTTTCTCAAGGAACCTGgggttcctcttcctcctttgcaatctttttcttctatttcctccCCCATCTGTACCACCCAACCCTCTCTAGGGGCCCCCAGCAGGCCCCTAGCTGGGAGGCGCATTGCTCCAAGCCCTCCATCCTGGATACTACTTGCCTTCTGCAAATAGGATTTTGTCTATTTTCACTAACTGGTCATTCAAAGAGAGGAACCAGCTTGGCCAACATGGAGGAGAGCCAAGAGCAGGAATCGACTCTGGGATAATCTCTgtctttcttccaaagaacaggcCTTTGGGTCAAATTTGAGGGCCAGCACTGGCATCTTAAAAGCCTCTGCAGCTTTCAGGTTTATATTCCTTTCTTCtaagtgaatttttttctttattcatattctcttattcttttgcatgtgtttTTAAAGGACTTTTGTGAAATTTGTAATATGAATAGGATAAAATGATTTAGGATAAATGGTATCTAAGtggtaagtatcttttaataagGAAAACATAGAAGCATTAAGTCAGAGCTGGAAAGGGTCTTTGAGATTAGTTAATCCAATCCCTTTATTTTACTGATAaataaactgagactcagagggtGTGATTTGTCAGGTCACCCAGCGAATTGGTCTCTGCCAataaactcagagaggttaagaaccAGATGAATTGTATTCTCTTGAAAAATCACCCCAAACAAAACACCCTATTAATTTTGACTTAATTGTTTGGTGATTGTGCAGCTTCTGGTATGACTCTTTAACAATCCTTAGCCCCCTGGTATTCATACACTGTGTTTCCCCTCAACTCTTGAGTCTGGGCTGGACCTAGTGACttgcttcctttaaaaaaaaaaattatttcttttttggctgtgtcgggtctcaTGGCATCATGCGAAATCTTGCGTTGTAGCAAatggactctagttgtggctcgcaggcttagttgctctaaggcatgtggtatcttagttccccaaccagggattgaggtTATGTCCCCTGtgctgcaaggcagattcttaaccactgaaccaccagagaagtcctggaaAGGATGCTTGTCATCAGAAGCTAGACGGTGGgctgaggtggactgtgacttcTGTCTTGTTCACAATCTCTCTGACTCTTCCTGGCTCTTCTTgtgctgatggaagcagcttcTGTGTTATGAGCTGCCTTCTGGAGAGGCCCCCATGGCAAAGAACTGAGGGCCTGTGGCCACCAGCTCAAGAAGACCTGTGACTCTCAGTTCAACAATCTGACATGATGagtcttaccttgggcatggtcACAGAAAGAGGTCCTTCACTAACTGTCCTTTGAGATGAGACAGAAGCCCTGGCCGATACTTTGATCACCGTCTGTGAGAGATCCTGAGACAGATGGCCCACTGAAGCTAATCTgtattcctgacccacagaaactatgaGGTAATAAATGTTGTCTTAAGTCACTCAGTTTGGGGGTGATTTGTCATACAGCAGGAGATGACAAATGCATCTCATGTGTTAAGCATTCCTCCATCTAGGTGACTAGCCTCTTTTCACGAGGACTCAGTGAGGTGTTTGAAGAAAGTGTTAACTCACCCTCTTTCACaattggagaaactgaggctcagaaaagaaaTAGGACCTCTCGCAGGTGGTGCTGAAACCAAGCCCCACTTCTGTCTCCTCTGAGTTCTCTTTCTGCTCCTGTCCCTGTTCCCCATCTCCAGCTACCCCCCGCCCCTGATATGCCCACTGGAACTCCCCATCAGCTCCAGTGACACCCCCAGTCCAGAGTGGCCTGGACTGGTTTTAACAGAAGTATAGGCTCACTGCCAGTTTCTGACCTGGAGAGAAAGATCCCAAGAGACGTTGgtcaaggagggagggaaagtagATCCCTTGCAGTCTGGGAGCTCCACTCACAAGCAGCTCTGCATAGAGAGAAAGAAGATGAAGCCCCGTGTCCTGGCAGACTCCTGGCCCACTTCAGGGTCCCTTCCTCACCTGTCCACTCTCTCTCATAACGTCAGAAAACATGTGAACTGCCCTGGTGTGTGCCGAGGCCCAAGAGTGCAGATCTGTGCTGCACAACTGCTGCTGGAGACCAGTGGATAGTTGCTGGGGAGCAGCCCACCCCCGTCCATTGGAGTTGCCATGGTGATCACTATACACAGGGCTCTGTTACCTCAGAGGGCTGATAAGCCCACCCTGGGGAACAGAGGCCAAGGAGAGCCAGTACAGAGAGGGCAGCAGGAGCTTTCAGACGTTGCTCACTCTCTCATTCACTCAAAATGTCCCAAGTATTCACCCTGGGTTTGGTTGCATGCTAGGCACAGAGGGCTCAGATGCCATAGAGTATGAAAGACATTCTTGGGATTACAAATTTGTTAAGAGAGGGTAATTAGTTTTATCTAGGGAAAAAGAGGTGGGGCTCACAGAAGGGCCATTTGAGCTGGGTCTTGACGTATGCGTAGGAGTTTAACAGAAGAGACTAGACTATTAAAGGCCCAGGTGTGATTTTGAGCATAAATTAGGttaaggggagtggggagggaaaggaaagatgtacctGGAGCTGTCTGAGCTGGTTTCAAAGGGATGAGGGATCAGAGCAAAATGAGAGCAGGGGTGGAACTGCAAGGATCTACTCTCTTCCCCTTAAACCCCAAGGTTACTTCCTTCTCTTGCAGCTTTCTTATTTCCCACTGCCAGAGTTCTGAGACCTtctcccagggactgaatctgtttCTCTGGTCCCTCCCCTCAATCATGCCTCTAAAGGTCTTATTCTGAGCCAGGAAAGACACCCAAGGTAGAGACCACCTTCCTTTGGCCCacctacttttttaaaatttttctttataatacgATATAATTTAtcatgtggtgttagtttcaggtgtactgcaaagtgattcagttatacatatatttattcttttttccgattcctttcccatataggttattaaagaatattgagtagagttccctgtgcttacaAGTCCTTGttaattacctattttatattaagaagtcagtatatgttaattccaaactcctaatttgttcctccctccctcacccccaacctttcccctttggtaaccataaatttgttttcaaagactgtgagtctgtttttgttttataagcaAGTTCACTTGTAttatcttttcagattccacatgtaagtgatatcatgcgatgtttatctttctctgacttacctcacttagtatgataatctctaggccctccatgttgctacaaatggcattatttcattcttttttatggctgagtaatattccattggatatataatatgtaccacatcttttgtatccattcatctattgatggacatttaggttacttcaaTGTCTTGCTTATTGTAAagcatgctgcagtgaacattgggttcATTGAGCATCATCTGATCATCACCATTTCTGAAAGGCCCCAGGACCTGTGGGACACCTCTCTGAACACTCATTTCAAGTGGAAGACCAGTTGTCTTCTCTTCTACCCTCTCTGAACACTCATTTCAAGTGGAGGACCAGTTGTCTTCTCTTCTACCCTCTCCTCCCAGAGGGCTGGACCCACAGCACGAAGGGGTGGCCCCAGAAAGCCTGGGTCTCaccctctttctggcttactgaTGCCCTTTCCAGGTAAGGGCCTGGTGTGCTCCATCTGACAGGCATCAACAGGCAACTTCTTTtgccaaaactaaataataaagtGGTATCCCCAATGTGGGAGCTGCTGTGAAGTTTCCTTCCTTGGTAGGTTCTAAGGAATTTGAAAGAGAAGGAAGTACAGGGCAAGGACGGAACCAAGGAGAAAGAGGCAGACACAGATACTTGAAAAGGCCAAGTTTATTCCAGTGTTGTTGGGGAAAGGAGCACTCTACACATTAATTCTAAAAACTTGTCCATTTCCTTGGCTGAGGAGGCAAAGATTAGCTGCAGGCCATGCTGGATCACTCTACCAGCAGGAGTAGTGGGCAAGGGGAGAAGAGGCCACCACTCAGGCCTTCCCACCCTTCCCCTGGGACACCCAGGTCTCCGGGGGGGCCCGGTGGAACCACTCAAACCAGGAGCCATCGTAGATGGCCACATCGGGCTTGCCACAGAGGTAAGCAGCCAGGGCAATGTGGCAGGCGGTGACACCCTTCCGGCATGTGGCGATGAGGGGCTTTGTGAGGTCCACCTTCTTGGCCTCGAACATGGCACGGAGCTCCTCTGGGCTCTTTTCAAAGCCATCCTCCGTTAGGAAGTTCATGAAAGGCATGTTGACCGAGCCTCGGATGTGGCCCGAGTCCAGTCCTGGGCAAAGGCAGAGGACAGGACAGGGTTAGGAGCAGCACAGGGGGTGGGGCGAGTGGACCTGGAGGTCAGAATCAACCATGGTTATGAGGACAGAGAGCTTTGCAAACAAACAATAACGTCCTTGCCTTTCTCGGAGCTCAGTTTATTCCAGCCCTGGCTACATCCAGTGCTCacgaccaccacccccaccccccatcaaaTCTACCTGATATGTTCTACCTGCTTGAGAGGACAGGCTCTACCATCTACTAACCTTTACCTTAGGCAAattgcttcacctctctgagcctcagttttctcatatgtcaAATGGGCTCAGTGTTACATTCCTATATTATAGGGCTGTGGAGAAGAGTAAATGGGACGAGGAATGCAAATGCTATGGGGAGTACTAATTGCTAAGAACACTGGGTGAAGGGGAGACACAGACCATGCTCTCAGGGAGATTACAGTCTAGCAAGGAAAATAGAGGTTAAATACATAACCAGGATTCACTAAATATAACGTcgctctattttacagatgagtacaCTGAGGCTTGACAAAGTGAAAAGACTAGCCTGAGGCAACACAGCAAGGTAAAGGCAGAGCCAGGATTGTGCCGAGTCCCCTGGTTTTCTTGTTAAGCCCACAATGTGTAAAGAGCCTGTGATCCGTTATTAGACGgaagttcaaatcccagctctgccacttacccaGGGGTGACCTTAAGCAGAGGAGAGGCCccacctctgtgagcctcagtgtccccatggGTAATGTGGGAAGGACTGCTGTAAAGGGTAAAGCACCGACTACCTCAATCGGCCCACCACCCTCAGGTGCTGCGGCTTCTCCATCACTTCCCCACCTACCCTGGGGGGCACGTGAGAGTGAGGGCCCTGTGGTTCCTGGAGGACCTTCCTAGCAACCCTGAGAGGCTTTGACAGAAGCAGAATGGGGTTTTAGGCTAGCTCCAGGGTCTATTCCAGAAACTTCTCTACATCTTGTTAGGCCCCTCGGCCAAGTCTGGGCTTCAGAATAGCCATCATGTGGGGCAAGTGGAACCGGGCCATGGCTGAGCTGGTGCCATGTGCAAGGCCAAGGCCAAGGCCAAGGTCCAGCCTCCAGCATGGCCCTGGTCACTCCTCTTCCTCAAGTGCCCCACACCGTGGCAGACTGGAGTGCCCACTGGGAGTGGGGCCTCCTTGTGTCCCACAGTCCCTGCTTAACCCAGACTGTGGGGCAGGACCAGGTGGGCAGCAGTGTGAGAGAGAGATCTGATCAGGGTAACCAGGGCACATCCTGGGGCAGTGTGAAGGCAGCTGTGCCCTGtatgtctgagcctcagttttccaccTGGGAAATGGGGAGATAACCACACCTATCTCACAGGCTTGTGGGGAAGTCAGCTTCAGCAGATAAAAGCCCTTAACAACCTGGGCACCCAGGAGGTGGGCAATCATGCCAACAGTGTCCCGTTCTCCTCACCTC
Above is a genomic segment from Bos indicus isolate NIAB-ARS_2022 breed Sahiwal x Tharparkar chromosome 5, NIAB-ARS_B.indTharparkar_mat_pri_1.0, whole genome shotgun sequence containing:
- the CIMIP4 gene encoding ciliary microtubule inner protein 4 codes for the protein MELGHRPGTTTLTRAHPNNNKEGQQDTDPWRAAHSPLDTSKLKYQAPVSVKPSLYRGDSPRSSSLGRASLEEIPPPPPSAVSRGSLWRDSDPESLKKGSFRPSSRESRASLREGAQPCQAPKEDPNAGAQGQSGSSIPNNIRHKFGSNVVDQLVSEEQARKAIGEALEGQKRTSSWPSRIQSPTEITSIFSDYYDLGYNMRSNLFQGAPQETKSLMKASYTPEVIEKSVRDLEHWHGRKTDDLGRWHQKNAMNMNLQKALDEKEKSKNKNSK